A genomic window from Pseudoalteromonas piratica includes:
- a CDS encoding LamG domain-containing protein, with protein sequence MLKQKPLTSFFYLLFFLPNMVWANLPACEDVFPSGVATFNNGTAYIDSGGRVSGQSDNIIVTTNLSDSNPAACGTKCVQSGTNAETISEPTLNNPSTTIPNNGKLSGDYYFAGSLLLSRPNLRVTGPTRIVVKGSLSIFSDIDVSQPDDLIIYVAGSVSTARNISFGGYLYSESYIDLEQGVTFNGAFTAGAYGIIRDGANVTYSTPSVINNFTGICGAATNIPDATPVAEFRFDEFSWLSGVNNQVIESINGTHATPFNLQPIEGKICNAAYFDEGITNARIDLDESLISGRQFTLSAWVKSSFTGSQVLVSGAQNNNNANELIWWHPSSQLFEPWIKQNPGSRIALTDFSDNQWRHFVWKRDGATSCFYVNGQSVGCISDTSNGALNINRLMLGQEQDSLGGGFDTNQRFRGMLDELLIFDQAISDTQIQTIYQNQNQGLGWDGAARNDYCGANGWWQLDNDFLDANLTNPNDLSPTGNPTFGITSPGPANTIGSQSTCDYVEFDGNDYASVDDSGEFNYQELTVSTWVYPTENRSGLRSLVSKDEHFEFHLDSNNRLFWWWQNASRQARSFTSSRTVPLNQWTHVAVVYKSGLQRMYINGVADASRTYTDGLADSPCKFFIGVDVGTNTSTQCGGVRSDRYFKGYLDEVRIYSRALQQAEIQTDMNTVRTCDNVPSVDHYRLTLNDNTGLTCEAETMKIEACADDSCSSYYPNSATVALATSGGGSPSWSPSNPFTVNGSLNISLNNTQASTILYSLNSGSTNPTSNLRCFVGGSEVSLANCYTEFVDTGFKLSTISDQVSGIPYAAELLAVRKNDDTGACESVFTGPQTVNFTNNFVQPSSPSSMAFTVNNTPVTNVTPVTVNFDPANNYKANLALDYLDVGRLSLSVSATAPNGASLTDTSNSYVVRPARFNIIVSGDPNASDAEDPIFKMASEDFTVRVEAHNANGDITTNFNNAEITGSVDLTHSLQAPLAGVSGTLSPSAVPSDGFTSGVATLTNVKFNEVGIIQLRASLASSNYLNHSDGATITGTKENVGRFIPAQFSMANPVITSGCNTFSYYGQPFNSFSYEVHAEDVLGNLVSNYLYDATATNNYAKATIENLIENDDPDAAKYQPATALSSRYSLTSASINWDKGKYLLNSTDAKLNRDIAGLALGNLPSSPMMQLLPLVRLTDPDGKALNDLDQDANLAAGATTTFDSKTIAGPFEMRFGRYVISDNFGSEFENLQIPMKVEYWNGTNFILNRADTCSQYIESRLVIEDNQATVNGHDGTFTNGTYLEGSLGIQLQAPNTPRSFTVDYNSPETWLRYDWNGDNNFNDPNDNPRGVLQFGRFRGNDRVIYWREN encoded by the coding sequence ATGTTGAAGCAAAAACCCTTAACTAGCTTTTTCTACTTACTGTTTTTTTTACCTAATATGGTTTGGGCAAATTTGCCTGCCTGTGAAGATGTTTTTCCATCTGGTGTAGCGACATTTAATAATGGCACTGCATATATCGATAGCGGTGGTAGAGTTTCCGGTCAAAGCGATAATATTATTGTAACAACCAACTTATCTGATAGTAATCCTGCTGCATGTGGCACTAAATGCGTTCAATCAGGCACAAATGCTGAAACAATTAGTGAGCCGACATTAAATAACCCAAGTACAACCATTCCAAATAACGGCAAATTATCAGGTGATTATTATTTCGCAGGTTCGCTTCTGCTTTCTCGGCCAAACTTACGTGTCACAGGCCCAACACGGATCGTAGTAAAAGGTTCACTGTCAATTTTTTCAGACATTGATGTTTCGCAACCAGATGATTTAATTATTTATGTCGCGGGCAGTGTTTCAACGGCAAGAAATATTTCATTTGGTGGCTACCTTTACTCAGAAAGTTATATCGATCTCGAACAAGGTGTGACCTTTAATGGTGCGTTTACAGCTGGTGCATATGGCATTATTCGTGATGGTGCGAATGTTACCTATTCGACCCCGAGCGTCATTAATAATTTCACCGGTATCTGTGGAGCCGCAACAAATATACCTGATGCCACCCCTGTTGCAGAGTTCCGCTTCGATGAATTTTCATGGCTAAGTGGTGTTAATAACCAAGTAATTGAATCTATTAATGGCACGCATGCGACCCCTTTCAATTTACAACCGATTGAAGGCAAAATTTGTAATGCAGCTTATTTTGACGAGGGGATCACTAATGCACGAATTGATTTGGATGAGAGTTTAATTAGTGGTAGGCAGTTTACGCTGTCAGCTTGGGTCAAAAGTAGTTTTACAGGAAGTCAGGTTTTAGTCTCTGGTGCGCAAAATAACAATAATGCAAATGAATTAATTTGGTGGCACCCAAGCAGTCAGTTATTTGAACCTTGGATTAAACAAAACCCCGGTTCGCGAATAGCTTTAACAGATTTCTCTGATAACCAGTGGCGTCATTTCGTTTGGAAACGTGATGGTGCTACCTCTTGCTTTTATGTTAACGGACAATCGGTTGGTTGTATTTCTGACACCAGTAATGGTGCATTGAACATCAACCGTTTAATGTTGGGTCAAGAGCAAGATTCACTGGGCGGTGGATTTGACACTAACCAGCGCTTTCGAGGGATGCTCGATGAGCTGTTAATCTTTGATCAGGCTATTAGTGATACGCAAATTCAAACAATATACCAAAACCAAAATCAAGGATTAGGCTGGGATGGCGCAGCTCGCAACGATTATTGTGGTGCAAATGGCTGGTGGCAACTCGATAATGATTTTCTTGATGCAAACTTAACTAATCCAAATGATTTATCCCCAACAGGTAACCCAACCTTTGGAATAACGTCTCCTGGACCTGCGAACACTATTGGCAGTCAAAGTACATGTGATTATGTTGAATTTGATGGGAATGACTATGCATCTGTGGATGATAGTGGTGAATTTAATTACCAAGAACTGACTGTAAGCACTTGGGTTTACCCAACAGAAAACCGCAGCGGCCTGCGTAGTTTAGTCTCAAAAGATGAACACTTTGAATTTCACTTAGACTCAAATAATCGACTATTTTGGTGGTGGCAAAACGCTTCTCGCCAAGCGCGATCATTTACCAGTTCGCGCACTGTGCCTCTTAACCAATGGACTCATGTGGCTGTGGTTTATAAATCAGGGTTACAACGCATGTACATTAATGGTGTTGCGGATGCATCTCGCACTTATACCGATGGTCTTGCAGATTCCCCTTGTAAGTTTTTTATCGGGGTGGATGTGGGCACAAATACTTCAACCCAGTGTGGTGGTGTTCGTAGTGACCGATATTTTAAAGGCTACCTTGATGAAGTTAGAATTTATTCGCGTGCTCTACAACAAGCAGAAATTCAAACGGATATGAACACAGTACGTACCTGTGACAATGTGCCAAGTGTAGATCATTATAGGTTGACACTAAATGATAACACCGGCCTAACTTGTGAAGCTGAAACAATGAAAATCGAAGCGTGTGCGGATGATAGCTGTAGTAGTTATTATCCAAATTCAGCAACGGTTGCATTAGCAACAAGTGGTGGAGGTAGCCCTAGTTGGTCACCTTCAAACCCGTTTACTGTGAATGGCAGTTTGAATATAAGCTTAAATAATACGCAAGCAAGTACAATACTATATTCATTGAATAGTGGCAGTACTAACCCAACTTCAAACTTAAGGTGTTTTGTCGGCGGTAGTGAAGTTTCTTTGGCTAACTGTTATACCGAGTTTGTCGATACTGGATTTAAATTGAGCACGATCTCTGATCAAGTTTCAGGTATTCCGTATGCAGCTGAGTTATTAGCTGTGAGGAAAAATGATGACACAGGTGCCTGTGAAAGTGTCTTTACAGGCCCACAAACAGTTAACTTTACCAATAACTTTGTGCAACCGAGCAGCCCCTCATCAATGGCGTTTACAGTGAATAATACGCCAGTAACAAATGTTACACCTGTGACTGTTAACTTTGACCCAGCTAATAACTATAAAGCAAATTTGGCTTTAGATTATTTAGATGTAGGAAGGCTCAGTTTATCGGTTTCTGCAACCGCACCTAATGGGGCGAGCTTAACAGATACATCAAATTCTTATGTAGTGCGCCCTGCACGGTTTAATATTATTGTATCTGGCGATCCGAATGCATCTGATGCAGAAGATCCAATCTTTAAAATGGCGTCTGAAGATTTTACCGTGCGGGTTGAAGCTCACAACGCAAATGGAGATATAACAACTAACTTTAATAATGCAGAGATAACAGGTTCGGTTGACTTAACGCATAGTTTGCAAGCACCTTTGGCTGGTGTATCTGGTACTTTGTCACCCAGTGCTGTGCCTTCTGATGGTTTTACTTCAGGTGTTGCTACGCTTACCAATGTAAAATTCAATGAAGTAGGGATTATTCAATTACGTGCTAGCCTTGCGAGCAGCAATTACCTAAATCATAGCGATGGCGCAACAATCACAGGTACTAAAGAGAATGTTGGGCGTTTTATTCCTGCACAATTCTCAATGGCAAACCCCGTGATTACCAGTGGTTGCAATACTTTCAGTTATTATGGTCAGCCATTCAATAGTTTTAGTTATGAAGTGCACGCAGAAGATGTGCTAGGTAATCTTGTTAGCAACTACCTTTATGATGCAACTGCGACTAACAATTATGCCAAAGCGACAATTGAAAACTTAATTGAAAATGATGATCCTGATGCTGCCAAATACCAACCTGCCACAGCGTTATCAAGTAGATACAGTTTAACTTCTGCATCAATCAATTGGGATAAAGGAAAATATCTCTTAAACAGCACCGATGCCAAACTAAATCGTGATATTGCAGGACTTGCACTAGGCAATTTACCAAGTTCACCGATGATGCAATTATTACCTTTAGTCCGATTAACGGATCCCGACGGTAAAGCGTTAAATGATTTAGACCAAGATGCGAACCTCGCGGCAGGCGCTACCACAACCTTCGACAGCAAAACTATTGCTGGGCCTTTTGAAATGCGTTTTGGCCGATATGTTATAAGTGATAACTTTGGTAGCGAATTTGAAAATTTACAGATTCCTATGAAGGTAGAATACTGGAACGGGACAAACTTCATTCTTAATCGCGCAGACACTTGTAGTCAGTACATTGAAAGCCGTCTAGTAATTGAGGATAACCAGGCAACCGTGAATGGCCATGATGGCACATTTACAAATGGTACTTATTTAGAGGGCAGTTTGGGTATTCAATTACAAGCGCCAAATACACCTCGCAGCTTTACAGTTGATTATAACTCGCCAGAAACTTGGCTGCGCTATGACTGGAATGGAGACAATAACTTTAATGACCCTAATGACAATCCGAGAGGCGTTTTACAATTTGGACGTTTCAGGGGAAATGATCGGGTTATTTATTGGCGCGAAAATTAA
- a CDS encoding SUMF1/EgtB/PvdO family nonheme iron enzyme: MRLAPLSLVISLSLFTWQAHGQDTNTVSSIQAEIDVKQSEFKELSSVLDKHLKQEKQLQEQLELLRSRSISLEKERNQALDAMNDLYRRLIEDPTLNISAAQARYQKAISDLQQNKDDIDLQLVAIASHRKDIEAIRVSKHTLVNTLESLKQQKNTARVERLRNEFTREGTVEVNHTVNCKRTETLAACEQRGQSQGLQKATKRFMDQIFANITEQRVVEPKRNMSGAQVQVLSSHVVSSSFSGQGNYNTNLSVTMRGEVNASRLCNLLNLDNSFCSDYGSAIPNVYQPVMNATYNEPVVRFKDNKNTPSSTSMVTNRDTVQVNTPKKERLFQLTLRSNVRDDEVYINGVSYGSTRLDVSLPAGNYDIEIRKSGYQTYTRRLNLKRSQTVRANLRKETISKSNVNQPRSTQPSNSNTSSLSARNLASTSGMVVIPAGEFEMGDLTGNGLANEQPVVKKILSASYAMSEKEVTVAQYNEFVAETSYQTEAESGQGCAYYLNGEPVWEASLNWKNPGYEQKDNFPVVCLTYSDAKAYADWLSEKTGNEYRLPTEVEWEYAARAGTRTDYPWGNDIGNNQANCGWCGSEWSNSSPAPVGSFSANRFGVYDTVGNVWEWTQKTAGRSDVAIRGGAWNFAPTLARASTRLILATDFRANYIGFRLVRER, from the coding sequence ATGCGATTAGCACCTTTGTCATTAGTGATCTCGCTTAGCCTGTTTACTTGGCAAGCACATGGACAAGACACTAATACAGTATCAAGTATTCAAGCTGAGATAGATGTAAAGCAGTCTGAATTCAAAGAGTTATCAAGTGTTTTAGATAAGCACTTAAAGCAAGAAAAGCAACTGCAAGAGCAGTTGGAGTTACTTCGTTCACGTTCAATTTCATTAGAAAAAGAACGCAATCAAGCATTAGATGCAATGAATGATTTGTATCGTCGTTTAATTGAAGATCCAACGCTCAATATCAGTGCAGCGCAAGCGCGCTATCAAAAAGCCATTAGCGATCTTCAACAAAACAAAGATGATATCGACTTACAACTAGTTGCAATTGCTTCTCACCGTAAAGATATTGAAGCGATCCGTGTTTCTAAGCATACCTTAGTGAATACTTTAGAAAGCTTAAAACAACAGAAAAACACTGCACGTGTTGAGCGATTACGTAATGAATTTACCCGTGAAGGCACTGTTGAAGTAAATCATACGGTAAATTGTAAACGTACCGAAACATTAGCGGCATGTGAACAGCGTGGTCAATCGCAAGGTTTGCAAAAAGCAACCAAGCGTTTTATGGATCAGATTTTTGCCAATATTACAGAGCAAAGAGTGGTTGAACCAAAACGCAATATGTCTGGTGCTCAGGTTCAAGTATTGAGCAGCCATGTTGTGAGCAGTTCATTTAGCGGACAAGGTAATTACAACACCAATTTAAGCGTTACGATGCGCGGCGAAGTGAACGCAAGTCGATTATGTAATTTACTTAACCTGGATAACAGCTTCTGTTCTGATTATGGTTCAGCCATCCCTAATGTGTACCAACCGGTGATGAATGCAACCTATAATGAACCAGTTGTACGCTTTAAAGATAATAAAAACACACCATCATCAACTAGCATGGTTACTAACCGAGATACGGTTCAGGTAAATACCCCTAAAAAAGAGCGTTTATTCCAGTTAACACTGCGTTCTAATGTGCGTGATGATGAAGTGTATATTAATGGTGTTAGCTATGGTTCGACTCGCTTAGATGTGTCGTTACCAGCTGGAAACTATGATATTGAAATCCGCAAGTCGGGCTATCAAACGTATACACGAAGACTTAACCTCAAACGCTCGCAAACAGTGCGTGCAAATCTTCGTAAAGAAACCATTTCTAAATCAAACGTTAACCAACCACGTTCAACCCAGCCATCAAATAGTAACACCTCTTCATTATCTGCGCGAAACCTAGCAAGCACGAGCGGTATGGTGGTGATTCCTGCTGGTGAGTTTGAAATGGGAGATTTAACGGGTAATGGTTTGGCAAATGAGCAACCTGTAGTTAAGAAAATTCTTAGTGCATCGTATGCGATGAGTGAAAAAGAAGTTACGGTAGCCCAATATAATGAGTTTGTTGCTGAGACAAGCTATCAAACTGAAGCTGAAAGTGGTCAGGGTTGTGCATACTATTTAAATGGTGAACCAGTTTGGGAAGCATCTTTAAATTGGAAGAATCCAGGTTATGAACAAAAAGATAACTTTCCGGTTGTTTGCCTAACTTATTCAGATGCAAAAGCTTATGCTGATTGGTTAAGTGAAAAAACGGGTAATGAATATCGTTTACCTACAGAGGTTGAGTGGGAATATGCTGCGCGAGCTGGCACCAGAACAGATTACCCTTGGGGTAATGACATTGGTAATAACCAAGCAAACTGTGGGTGGTGTGGTAGTGAATGGTCTAACAGTAGCCCTGCGCCAGTAGGTTCATTTAGTGCTAACCGTTTTGGTGTATACGACACTGTTGGTAATGTGTGGGAGTGGACGCAAAAAACGGCTGGTCGTTCAGATGTTGCCATTCGTGGCGGTGCATGGAATTTTGCACCTACACTAGCACGTGCTTCTACTCGTTTGATTTTAGCTACGGACTTTCGTGCTAATTACATCGGTTTTCGTCTAGTGCGTGAGCGCTAA